The following are encoded in a window of Xyrauchen texanus isolate HMW12.3.18 chromosome 42, RBS_HiC_50CHRs, whole genome shotgun sequence genomic DNA:
- the LOC127634905 gene encoding interleukin-4 receptor subunit alpha-like, whose product MQDKENMLCSLFFLTFVCFSDRLGNFIVASGDQYSLECVNDYLFTITCYVNISAESPSNESSWLQFSADGEYYNCTLKDGEQSLVCVLVLSPDVSFTDTDSYKISLHSSYHGNNFSVILDGDYMPKEHIRPVSPHNLSVHWEKDVAVFKWDSGYDPDTLLIHHLQYQLSQHKEHQMCVDRKLYEVEVMDQNMLMDKSKFEPYTSYTARVRSRPNQEYYKGVWGQWAPALHWRSGHIHKTPERSFHVAWYLLLLPLPLFLLTCIPYSRWRKHDYIPSPAPYLKDWNVDVQICRLLSGELRNIMQGEESLQIDILTESPDTPPQPTTLIEKMEMTNEPMPQSFSMPHSLVGSEVDSGCWIRDITTTERGSITCSEDYCPLSQHTYGI is encoded by the exons ATGCAG GATAAAGAGAACATGCTGTGCTCCCTCTTCTTCCTCACATTCGTTTGTTTTTCTGATCGACTGGGGAACTTCATCGTTGCTTCAG GTGATCAATACAGTTTGGAGTGTGTCAATGATTATCTCTTCACTATCACCTGCTATGTGAACATCTCGGCTGAATCCCCAAGCAACGAATCATCTTGGCTTCAGTTCAGCGCAGATGG ggAATATTATAATTGTACGTTGAAGGATGGGGAACAGTCATTGGTGTGCGTGTTGGTTTTATCTCCTGATGTCTCTTTCACGGACACGGACAGCTACAAAATCTCCCTCCATTCCAGTTACCATGGCAACAACTTCTCTGTCATACTGGATGGAGACTACATGCCTAAAGAACACA TTCGCCCTGTCTCTCCGCACAACCTGTCTGTGCACTGGGAGAAGGATGTTGCTGTTTTCAAGTGGGACAGTGGATATGATCCAGACACCCTTTTAATACACCACCTCCAGTACCAGCTCAGCCAGCACAAAGAACACCAGATGTGTGTGGACAGAAAG CTTTATGAGGTAGAGGTCATGGACCAGAATATGTTGATGGACAAGTCTAAATTTGAACCTTACACAAGTTACACAGCACGCGTGCGATCACGGCCAAATCAAGAATATTATAAAGGTGTGTGGGGCCAGTGGGCCCCTGCGTTACACTGGAGGTCAGGCCACATTCACA AAACTCCGGAAAGATCATTCCACGTTGCCTGGTATCTTCTGCTTTTGCCTTTGCCACTGTTCCTCCTCACCTGTATCCCTTATTCCAG atGGAGAAAGCACGATTATATCCCATCACCAGCCCCTTATTTAAAAGACTGGAATGTAGATGTTCAG ATCTGTAGATTGTTATCAGGAGAGCTGAGAAATATAATGCAGGGGGAGGAGTCTCTTCAGATTGACATTCTGACAGAGAGCCCAGACACGCCCCCTCAACCAACCACCTTAATTGAGAAGATGGAAATGACCAATGAGCCTATGCCCCAATCTTTCAGCATGCCCCATTCTCTTGTGGGCTCAGAGGTTGACTCGGGCTGTTGGATTCGAGACATCACGACAACAGAGAGAGGAAGCATCACATGCAGCGAGGACTACTGTCCGCTCTCCCAACACACTTACGGCATCTAA